The Propionibacterium freudenreichii subsp. freudenreichii genome contains a region encoding:
- a CDS encoding YbaB/EbfC family nucleoid-associated protein, which produces MFPEGMDMNALLEQAQQMQVQLQQARDDLQDASFSGTSGGGLVEATVTGGGVLTGLVIKPEAIDPDDAEGLADLVVAAVRDATSKAAQEAEKVMPDLGSLGL; this is translated from the coding sequence ATGTTTCCTGAAGGCATGGACATGAACGCGCTCCTCGAGCAGGCCCAGCAGATGCAGGTGCAGCTGCAGCAGGCCCGCGACGACCTACAGGACGCCAGCTTCTCCGGCACCTCCGGCGGCGGCCTGGTGGAGGCAACCGTCACCGGCGGTGGCGTGCTCACCGGCCTGGTGATCAAGCCCGAGGCCATCGACCCCGATGACGCCGAGGGCCTGGCCGACCTGGTGGTGGCCGCCGTGCGCGATGCCACCTCGAAGGCCGCACAGGAAGCCGAGAAAGTGATGCCTGACCTGGGATCGCTGGGTCTTTGA